The following coding sequences lie in one Myxococcus xanthus genomic window:
- a CDS encoding SRPBCC family protein codes for MKRDSHARLLSSDTVRIERLLPGPIERVWAYLTEPEKRRLWLAGGPTETKVGGKVELLFRHSELAEEGGAPPPRHEDMAQGHVNAGRVTACEPPHLFAYTWAENHGDPSEVRFELAEREDGVLLTVTHVRLNGRDSLRSVAGGWHTHLDLLVDRLNGQRSPNFWEAYERAHAEYITRPGFE; via the coding sequence ATGAAACGAGACTCGCACGCCCGCCTGTTGTCCTCCGACACCGTCCGTATCGAGCGCCTGCTGCCCGGCCCCATCGAGCGCGTGTGGGCCTATCTCACCGAGCCGGAGAAGCGCCGGCTGTGGCTCGCGGGCGGTCCCACGGAGACGAAGGTCGGTGGCAAGGTGGAGCTGCTGTTCCGCCACTCCGAACTGGCAGAGGAAGGCGGCGCCCCACCGCCGCGCCACGAGGACATGGCACAGGGCCACGTGAATGCGGGACGCGTGACGGCGTGTGAGCCGCCGCACCTGTTTGCCTATACGTGGGCGGAGAACCACGGGGACCCGTCAGAGGTTCGCTTCGAGCTGGCCGAGCGCGAGGACGGCGTCCTGCTGACCGTCACCCACGTGCGCCTCAACGGCCGGGATTCCCTGCGCAGCGTGGCGGGAGGCTGGCATACGCACCTCGACCTCCTGGTCGACCGTCTGAACGGGCAGCGCTCGCCGAACTTCTGGGAGGCCTACGAGCGCGCCCACGCCGAGTACATCACGCGCCCGGGCTTTGAGTAA
- a CDS encoding aldo/keto reductase, with protein MKYTQLGRSGLSVSRLCLGTMNFGWTAEEPESHAIMDSALDRGINFFDTANVYGFGENKGRTEEVIGNWFAKGGRRRERTVLATKLYAPMGDWPNEGKLSALNIRRALDASLKRLRTDYVDLYQFHHIDRATPWEEIWQAMEVAVAQGKVLYVGSSNFAGWHIAQAQAVAARRNFTGLVSEQSLYNLMARTVELEVLPSAQFHGVGILPWSPLQGGLLGGVLRKEREGKRRLEGRAKEALQKHRERIERYEALADELGHEPGDVALAWLLHQPAVTAPIIGPRTSAQLDAAIRAADVTLDAKTLSRLDDIFPGHKPAPEDYAW; from the coding sequence ATGAAGTACACGCAATTGGGCCGCTCGGGGCTCTCCGTCAGCCGGCTGTGCCTGGGCACCATGAACTTCGGTTGGACGGCCGAGGAGCCCGAGTCCCACGCCATCATGGATTCCGCGCTCGACCGCGGCATCAACTTCTTCGACACCGCCAACGTCTACGGCTTTGGAGAGAACAAGGGCCGCACCGAGGAGGTCATCGGCAACTGGTTCGCCAAGGGCGGCCGGCGGCGCGAGCGCACCGTGCTCGCGACCAAGCTCTATGCGCCCATGGGTGACTGGCCCAACGAGGGCAAGCTGTCCGCGCTCAACATCCGCCGCGCGCTGGATGCCAGCTTGAAGCGGCTGCGCACGGACTACGTCGACCTCTATCAGTTCCACCACATCGACCGCGCCACGCCCTGGGAGGAGATCTGGCAGGCCATGGAGGTGGCCGTGGCGCAGGGAAAGGTGCTCTACGTCGGCAGCAGCAACTTCGCGGGCTGGCACATCGCCCAGGCCCAGGCCGTGGCGGCACGGCGCAACTTCACCGGACTGGTCAGCGAACAGTCGCTCTACAACCTGATGGCCCGCACCGTGGAGCTGGAGGTGCTGCCCTCCGCGCAGTTCCATGGCGTAGGCATCCTTCCCTGGTCTCCCCTCCAGGGCGGACTGCTGGGCGGCGTGCTCCGTAAGGAGCGCGAGGGCAAGCGCCGTCTGGAAGGACGCGCCAAGGAAGCCCTCCAGAAGCACCGTGAGCGCATCGAGCGCTACGAGGCGCTCGCCGACGAGCTCGGACATGAGCCCGGAGACGTCGCGCTGGCGTGGCTGCTGCACCAGCCCGCCGTCACCGCGCCCATCATCGGACCGCGAACGTCCGCCCAGCTCGACGCCGCCATCCGCGCGGCCGATGTCACTCTTGATGCCAAAACACTGTCACGCTTGGATGACATCTTCCCGGGCCACAAACCCGCCCCGGAGGACTATGCCTGGTGA
- a CDS encoding M57 family metalloprotease, whose translation MAKFHSVALLAGISLLGSACGAPESETQDTQQVSFEEFRASAYQEPESGGFVVDGDIFLPTESELREFYEQAVSGIGTQQGALAVYYSGGRDIKWSASQALNLTYCVSTKFGSNYTRVVNAMKSAAAEWEAAANVKFVHVSAEDSKCTNRNNNVVFDVNQTNTSQYLARAFFPNSARRSANVLISTTSFQNISPWTLEGVIRHELGHVLGFRHEHTRLTTTGCYEDNAWRALTPYDASSVMHYPQCSGTQTGDLVLTSYDRSGARALYP comes from the coding sequence ATGGCTAAGTTTCACTCCGTTGCGCTTCTGGCAGGCATCTCCCTCCTTGGCTCCGCGTGCGGCGCTCCTGAGTCCGAGACGCAGGATACGCAGCAGGTCTCGTTCGAGGAGTTCCGCGCCAGCGCGTACCAGGAGCCGGAGTCGGGTGGCTTCGTCGTCGACGGTGACATCTTCCTGCCGACGGAGTCGGAGCTGCGCGAGTTCTACGAGCAGGCCGTCAGCGGCATTGGCACCCAGCAGGGCGCGCTGGCCGTGTATTACAGCGGTGGACGCGACATCAAATGGAGCGCCAGCCAGGCGCTCAACCTCACGTACTGCGTGAGCACCAAGTTCGGGAGCAACTACACGCGCGTGGTCAATGCGATGAAGAGCGCCGCGGCGGAGTGGGAGGCGGCTGCCAACGTCAAGTTCGTCCACGTCAGCGCTGAAGACTCGAAGTGCACCAACCGCAACAACAACGTCGTGTTCGACGTGAACCAGACCAACACGTCCCAGTACCTGGCGCGCGCCTTCTTCCCCAACAGCGCCCGCCGCAGCGCCAACGTCCTCATCTCGACCACGTCCTTCCAGAACATCTCCCCCTGGACGTTGGAGGGCGTGATTCGCCACGAGCTGGGTCACGTGCTGGGCTTCCGCCACGAGCACACCCGCCTCACCACCACCGGCTGCTACGAGGACAACGCCTGGCGCGCGCTGACGCCGTATGACGCCAGCTCCGTCATGCACTACCCGCAGTGCAGCGGCACCCAGACGGGTGACCTGGTGCTGACCAGCTACGACCGCAGCGGCGCCCGCGCGCTGTACCCGTAA
- a CDS encoding M1 family aminopeptidase, whose amino-acid sequence MAGELIRFEWRFQTRQAAFLVAVAAFLGMAFVFVGTGYGPDNAHVNSPASVMQSLGFLSLFSIFVLSAFCANAALRDSEHRMEALVYATPVSKLTYLSVRLAGALLAALAVFTVTALGLMLAPWVLDVAPERRASWEVLRYAWALAVMVLPNLLFAASLLFAVATLTRSALATYVGAVFLYALYFVGALMGDSPLMAGTAPQTPEALARAALLDPFGLSAFFAQTRYWTEHERNTRLLHLEGAFLHNRLLWMGVSAGVLAFVYQRFSFRAASGATPRSIASETAAPGSVPYRPVEPERDEGARFRAALVSTWKMETHAILKSRAFLALMALWVFVLGMEVAASATQAEYGTRLLPTTGLLLQAIQPPLFLFGSLCVVYFGAELVWRERGVRLSELLDATPASSAVFYLSKLAVLALQVLVLTASAVGIAVLYQFSRGHRPLEPALYLSLLYFSGLPLLLFAVAVLWLQTLSPHRYVGMFLGLLLALAMRQGGLVGLEHGLLRYASGPPLRYSDMNGFGASVHGFNAYLVYWSALAGVLGLLTCGLWRRGVSPPLRASLAALPQVWGRRGQTAVTACLALFVLAGGFIFHGTNVLNRYETRAQLADWKADYEKAYQRYESFPQPSIVAVKARVDLYPEEARYHATGRYVLENRTQAPIQRVWISVRRDVRHATLSLQGARQVHHDSRFGMSAFELDTPLPPGAKTGLTFSIETERRGIREGARDTSIAGNGSFISNQEAFPAIGYRKGYELDDARERRQRGLPETPRVEAEAAGDLGLAEGGGGQRAWTTLDLTVSTPDTQLAVAPGELRQTWNEEDRRVFRYVMERPMLNWFALVSARYAVKKEKHRGVDVEVYYHPGHAHNVERMLRAATRSLEVLEEQLGRYPHRQLRIVEVPSTWGFGALALSNTIYYPEHRGFLTASGEQDTVDLITRRIAHEVAHQWWGHQVDPVSGPGGLLITESLAKYAEQRVLKALHGEAQVRQVLAFDLDRYLRGRAEEHGEEPPLLQTKDEPYLYYGKGALVMHALADLLGEAALDRALRKLVQQHAHPKPQPTASDLLALLHEEATEEARPLVDQWLTQVVLYELKVESAAVEPLADGRYRVTARISASKHARQNGQDVPLPMNESLDVAVLSQDATLYAAKHRFTGGITEVSLTVDQRPVSIGVDPFLRRVSLERTGTVWKLEQP is encoded by the coding sequence ATGGCCGGTGAGCTGATTCGCTTCGAGTGGCGCTTCCAGACGCGCCAGGCCGCCTTCCTCGTGGCCGTCGCCGCCTTCCTGGGAATGGCGTTCGTGTTCGTCGGCACGGGCTATGGCCCGGACAACGCCCACGTCAACTCCCCGGCGTCCGTCATGCAGTCGCTGGGGTTCCTGTCACTGTTCTCCATCTTCGTGCTCAGCGCCTTCTGCGCGAACGCCGCCCTGCGGGACAGCGAGCACCGGATGGAGGCGCTTGTCTACGCGACGCCCGTCTCCAAGCTCACGTACCTGTCGGTCCGGCTCGCGGGCGCGCTGCTGGCGGCGCTCGCCGTGTTCACCGTCACCGCGCTGGGGCTGATGCTAGCGCCATGGGTCCTCGACGTGGCCCCTGAGCGGCGCGCGAGCTGGGAGGTCCTCCGCTATGCCTGGGCGCTCGCCGTCATGGTGCTGCCCAACCTGCTCTTCGCCGCGTCGCTGCTGTTCGCCGTCGCCACGCTGACACGCAGCGCGCTGGCCACCTATGTCGGCGCCGTCTTCCTCTACGCGCTCTACTTCGTGGGGGCGCTGATGGGGGACTCCCCCTTGATGGCGGGCACCGCGCCGCAGACACCGGAGGCCCTGGCGCGCGCCGCCCTGCTGGACCCGTTCGGCCTGTCCGCCTTCTTCGCCCAGACGCGCTACTGGACCGAACACGAGCGCAACACCCGCCTGCTCCATCTGGAAGGTGCCTTCCTGCACAACCGGCTCCTATGGATGGGCGTCTCCGCCGGGGTGCTGGCCTTCGTCTACCAGCGCTTCTCCTTCCGCGCGGCGTCCGGCGCGACGCCCCGGAGCATCGCGTCCGAGACGGCGGCCCCCGGCAGCGTCCCCTACCGCCCCGTGGAGCCGGAACGCGACGAGGGCGCCCGGTTCCGCGCCGCCCTGGTATCCACGTGGAAGATGGAGACCCACGCCATCCTCAAGAGCCGGGCCTTCCTGGCGTTGATGGCGCTCTGGGTCTTCGTGCTCGGCATGGAGGTCGCCGCCAGCGCCACGCAGGCGGAATACGGCACGCGGCTGCTGCCCACCACGGGGCTGCTTCTACAAGCCATCCAGCCGCCGCTCTTCCTCTTTGGCTCGCTGTGCGTGGTCTACTTCGGCGCCGAGCTCGTCTGGCGGGAGCGCGGGGTCCGTCTGAGCGAACTCCTCGACGCGACGCCCGCCTCCAGCGCCGTGTTCTATCTGTCGAAGCTGGCGGTGCTGGCCCTGCAGGTCCTCGTGTTGACGGCCTCCGCGGTGGGCATCGCCGTGCTGTACCAGTTCTCGCGAGGCCACCGCCCCCTGGAGCCAGCGCTGTACCTGTCGCTGCTGTACTTCTCCGGACTGCCGCTGCTGCTGTTCGCGGTGGCGGTGCTGTGGCTCCAGACGCTGAGTCCCCACCGTTATGTGGGGATGTTCCTGGGCTTGCTCCTGGCGCTGGCCATGCGGCAGGGCGGCCTCGTGGGACTGGAGCACGGCCTGCTGCGCTACGCGAGCGGGCCGCCGCTGCGCTACTCCGACATGAATGGCTTTGGAGCCAGCGTCCACGGCTTCAACGCATACTTGGTGTACTGGAGCGCCCTGGCGGGTGTGCTGGGGCTGCTCACTTGTGGCCTGTGGCGGCGCGGCGTCAGCCCTCCGCTGCGTGCGAGCCTCGCGGCCCTCCCCCAGGTGTGGGGACGAAGAGGCCAGACGGCGGTAACGGCGTGCCTGGCCCTCTTCGTGCTGGCGGGAGGCTTCATCTTCCACGGCACGAATGTGCTCAACCGCTACGAGACGCGCGCCCAGCTCGCCGATTGGAAGGCCGACTACGAGAAGGCCTACCAGCGCTACGAATCCTTCCCCCAGCCCAGCATCGTCGCCGTGAAGGCCCGCGTCGACCTGTACCCAGAAGAAGCGCGCTATCACGCGACCGGACGCTATGTGCTGGAGAACCGGACGCAAGCGCCCATCCAACGCGTGTGGATCTCCGTGCGCCGCGACGTGCGCCACGCCACGCTCTCGTTGCAAGGGGCCCGACAGGTCCACCACGACAGCCGCTTCGGCATGTCCGCCTTCGAGCTGGACACGCCGCTACCCCCCGGCGCGAAGACCGGGCTCACGTTCTCAATCGAGACGGAGCGGCGAGGCATTCGCGAAGGCGCGCGCGACACCTCCATCGCCGGGAACGGCTCGTTCATCTCCAACCAGGAGGCATTTCCCGCCATCGGATACCGGAAGGGCTACGAGCTCGACGACGCCCGGGAGCGGCGCCAGCGAGGACTGCCGGAGACGCCTCGGGTGGAGGCGGAGGCCGCGGGCGACCTGGGGCTCGCGGAGGGTGGCGGCGGGCAGCGCGCCTGGACCACGCTGGACCTGACGGTGTCGACCCCGGACACCCAGCTCGCGGTGGCCCCAGGCGAGCTGAGGCAGACGTGGAATGAGGAGGACCGACGCGTCTTCCGCTACGTCATGGAGCGCCCCATGCTCAACTGGTTCGCCCTCGTCTCCGCGCGCTACGCGGTGAAGAAGGAGAAACACCGGGGCGTGGACGTGGAGGTGTATTACCACCCCGGGCATGCCCACAACGTGGAGCGGATGCTGCGCGCGGCGACACGCTCGCTGGAGGTGCTCGAGGAGCAACTCGGCCGCTACCCCCACCGACAGCTTCGCATCGTGGAGGTGCCTTCCACCTGGGGCTTCGGTGCGCTCGCGCTGTCGAACACCATCTACTACCCCGAGCACCGAGGCTTCCTCACCGCTTCGGGTGAGCAGGACACCGTGGACCTCATCACCCGGCGCATCGCACACGAGGTGGCGCACCAATGGTGGGGCCATCAGGTCGACCCGGTGAGCGGTCCCGGCGGACTGCTCATCACCGAGTCCTTGGCGAAGTACGCCGAGCAGCGAGTGCTGAAGGCCCTCCACGGCGAGGCCCAGGTGCGTCAGGTGCTGGCCTTCGACCTGGACCGTTACCTGCGGGGCCGCGCGGAGGAGCACGGCGAGGAACCTCCACTCCTCCAGACGAAGGACGAGCCCTACCTCTATTACGGCAAGGGCGCGTTGGTGATGCACGCCCTGGCGGACCTCCTCGGTGAGGCCGCGCTCGACCGGGCCCTGCGCAAGCTCGTCCAGCAGCATGCCCACCCGAAGCCTCAGCCCACCGCGAGCGACCTGCTCGCCCTGTTGCATGAAGAGGCCACCGAGGAGGCGCGGCCGCTCGTGGACCAGTGGCTGACGCAGGTCGTGCTGTACGAGCTGAAGGTGGAGTCCGCCGCCGTCGAGCCCCTGGCGGATGGCCGCTACCGCGTCACCGCGCGGATATCGGCGTCGAAGCACGCACGCCAGAACGGACAGGACGTCCCCCTGCCCATGAACGAGTCCCTCGACGTGGCGGTGTTGTCCCAGGATGCAACGCTGTACGCAGCGAAACACCGTTTCACAGGCGGTATCACCGAGGTCTCCCTCACCGTGGACCAACGCCCCGTCTCCATCGGTGTCGACCCCTTCCTCCGCCGCGTCTCGCTGGAGCGGACCGGCACCGTCTGGAAGTTGGAACAACCCTAA
- a CDS encoding ABC transporter ATP-binding protein produces the protein MLRLSAISKTYPNGVRALQGIDLTIEKGLFGLLGPNGAGKSTLMRILATLQLPDEGQLLFDGVDVLAAPQAHRRHLGYLPQDFGVYPGVSAVELLDHLGVLKGLTNARQRREQVDALLHQTNLHAHRKKAVSGFSGGMRQRFGIAQALLGQPRMLIVDEPTAGLDPEERNRFHNLLSEVAEDIVVLLSTHIVEDVRQLCPRMAILSGGRVLREGIPEQLVTELTGRVWRKTVEKLEVPALRASQTVLSTQLSGGRTVLRVLADEAPAPGFERVPPDLEDVYFAALVGHGR, from the coding sequence ATGCTCCGCCTCTCCGCCATCTCGAAGACCTACCCCAACGGCGTCAGAGCACTCCAGGGCATCGACCTCACCATCGAGAAGGGGCTCTTCGGGCTGCTGGGCCCCAATGGCGCGGGGAAGTCCACGCTCATGCGCATCCTGGCCACGCTCCAACTGCCTGACGAGGGGCAGCTCCTCTTCGACGGCGTCGACGTGCTCGCGGCCCCACAAGCGCACCGGCGGCACCTGGGCTACCTGCCCCAGGACTTCGGTGTGTACCCGGGCGTGTCCGCCGTGGAGCTGCTGGACCATCTGGGCGTGCTCAAGGGTTTGACGAACGCGCGCCAGCGCCGCGAGCAGGTGGACGCGCTGCTTCATCAAACCAACCTCCACGCGCACCGGAAGAAGGCCGTCAGCGGCTTCTCTGGAGGCATGCGGCAGCGCTTCGGCATCGCGCAGGCCCTGCTGGGCCAGCCTCGGATGCTCATCGTCGACGAGCCCACCGCGGGACTGGACCCTGAGGAGCGCAACCGCTTCCACAACCTCCTCAGCGAGGTGGCGGAGGACATCGTGGTGCTGTTGTCCACCCACATCGTCGAGGACGTCCGCCAGCTCTGTCCCCGCATGGCCATCCTGTCCGGAGGCCGGGTGCTGCGCGAAGGCATCCCCGAGCAACTCGTCACCGAGCTGACGGGCCGCGTGTGGCGCAAGACGGTGGAGAAACTCGAGGTCCCCGCCCTCCGCGCTTCCCAGACGGTGCTCTCCACGCAGCTGTCGGGAGGCAGGACGGTGCTCCGCGTGCTGGCGGACGAAGCGCCCGCGCCGGGCTTCGAGCGCGTGCCACCGGACCTGGAAGACGTCTACTTCGCCGCCCTGGTCGGACATGGCCGGTGA
- a CDS encoding YciI family protein, with protein sequence MKYLLMIYENEKAAETLSEADVQRVMGEYGTFEAAIKQSGHFISGEELEPTAAATTVRIRDGKRLTTDGPFAETREQLGGFFLVEARDLDEAIGIASRIPSARSGSVEVRPVREFTMPQD encoded by the coding sequence ATGAAGTACCTGCTGATGATCTACGAGAACGAGAAGGCCGCCGAGACGCTGTCGGAGGCGGACGTCCAGCGCGTGATGGGGGAGTACGGCACCTTCGAGGCGGCCATCAAGCAGAGCGGGCACTTCATCTCGGGCGAGGAACTGGAGCCCACGGCTGCGGCCACCACGGTACGCATCCGCGACGGCAAGCGCCTGACGACCGACGGCCCGTTCGCGGAGACGCGGGAGCAGTTGGGCGGCTTCTTTCTCGTGGAGGCCAGGGACCTCGACGAGGCCATTGGCATCGCGTCCCGCATTCCCAGCGCGCGCAGCGGCTCCGTCGAGGTGCGGCCGGTGCGGGAATTCACCATGCCCCAGGACTGA
- a CDS encoding RNA polymerase sigma factor, translating to MMDTTSILERAHREDYGRIVATLIRVLDGDFGAAEEVVQDAFAAALKQWPREGVPREPAGWLMRVARNKAVDRMRRSARLEARVGELEAVAPSVDAAEWQTLPDDSLRLLFTCCHPALSPEAQVALALRCLCGLTTEQIARAFLVSPATLAQRLVRAQRKIRTARIPYVIPEPEALAERTEGVLHTLYLVFSEGYAATDGPALLRVDLCEEALRLARLARSLLPEDAEVASLRALMLLHHSRRRARVAADGGLVLLDRQDRSLWDGAQRDEGLAELESALGMGARGAYTVQAAIAALHAQAPRAEDTDWAQIAALYARLVVLTPGPVVALNHAAAVAMARGPEHGLSLVDDLEASGRLADYHLLPAARADLLRRLGRKDEAVSAYRRALAMVRTAPERRFLEARLRELLAE from the coding sequence ATGATGGACACCACCTCCATTCTCGAACGGGCGCACCGTGAGGATTACGGGCGCATCGTGGCCACGCTCATCCGCGTGCTGGACGGCGACTTCGGCGCGGCGGAGGAGGTGGTGCAGGACGCCTTCGCCGCTGCCTTGAAGCAGTGGCCGCGCGAGGGCGTGCCGCGCGAGCCGGCCGGTTGGCTGATGCGTGTCGCGCGCAACAAGGCGGTGGACCGCATGCGGCGGTCCGCTCGCCTGGAGGCGCGCGTGGGTGAGTTGGAGGCGGTGGCGCCATCCGTGGACGCCGCCGAATGGCAGACGTTGCCGGACGACTCGCTGCGGTTGCTCTTCACCTGCTGTCACCCCGCCTTGTCACCCGAGGCCCAGGTGGCGCTCGCGCTTCGTTGCCTGTGTGGGTTGACGACGGAGCAGATCGCCCGCGCCTTCCTCGTGTCGCCCGCCACGCTGGCCCAGCGGCTGGTGCGCGCGCAGCGGAAGATACGCACCGCGCGCATTCCCTACGTCATCCCGGAGCCCGAGGCGCTGGCGGAGCGTACCGAGGGCGTGCTGCACACGCTCTACCTCGTCTTCTCGGAGGGCTACGCTGCCACGGATGGGCCGGCGTTGCTGCGAGTGGACCTTTGCGAAGAGGCCCTGCGGCTGGCCCGGCTGGCGCGCTCGCTGCTCCCGGAGGACGCGGAGGTAGCGTCGCTGCGGGCGCTGATGCTGCTCCACCACTCCCGCCGCCGGGCACGCGTGGCGGCGGATGGCGGGCTGGTGCTGCTGGACCGGCAGGACCGCTCGCTCTGGGATGGCGCGCAGCGGGACGAAGGACTGGCGGAACTGGAATCCGCGCTCGGCATGGGCGCCCGGGGGGCGTACACGGTGCAGGCGGCCATCGCGGCGCTGCATGCCCAGGCTCCGCGCGCCGAGGACACCGACTGGGCGCAGATTGCCGCGTTGTATGCGCGGCTGGTGGTGCTGACGCCGGGGCCCGTGGTGGCGCTCAACCATGCCGCCGCCGTGGCGATGGCCCGTGGCCCCGAGCACGGATTGTCCCTGGTGGATGACCTGGAGGCCTCCGGACGGCTGGCGGACTATCACCTGCTGCCGGCCGCGCGCGCGGACCTGCTCCGGCGTCTGGGGCGCAAGGACGAGGCCGTGAGTGCCTACCGACGGGCGCTGGCGATGGTCCGCACTGCGCCCGAGCGGCGATTCCTGGAAGCGCGGCTTCGCGAGCTGCTGGCGGAGTGA
- a CDS encoding SDR family oxidoreductase produces MDDDAALDSHLQRLPLLQELPAVQRAVTGTMLRGGGGSIVVTSSVQSIATRKGTSAYSASKRALVGLVQATALEYDTLDIRVNALCPGSVAPPCPGMTTPM; encoded by the coding sequence ATTGACGATGACGCTGCCCTGGACAGCCATCTCCAGCGGCTGCCCCTTCTTCAGGAACTGCCAGCGGTACAGCGAGCCGTCACCGGAACCATGCTCCGCGGCGGGGGTGGCTCGATTGTCGTGACGTCGTCGGTCCAGTCCATCGCCACACGGAAGGGCACCTCGGCCTACAGCGCGAGCAAGCGCGCGCTGGTGGGGCTGGTCCAAGCCACGGCACTGGAGTACGACACCCTGGACATCCGGGTGAACGCGCTCTGCCCCGGCTCGGTGGCCCCCCCATGTCCCGGCATGACCACCCCTATGTGA
- a CDS encoding LysR substrate-binding domain-containing protein yields the protein MYRWQFLKKGQPLEMAVQGSVIVNDPVLNLSAAVKGLGLAYAAEPLAAEHVRQGRLERVLASSCPGTPGFFLYFPSRHQALPKLRVFIDSVRKHLRVSQP from the coding sequence CTGTACCGCTGGCAGTTCCTGAAGAAGGGGCAGCCGCTGGAGATGGCTGTCCAGGGCAGCGTCATCGTCAATGACCCCGTGCTCAACCTGAGCGCCGCCGTGAAGGGCCTGGGGTTGGCCTACGCGGCGGAGCCGCTCGCCGCGGAGCACGTGCGCCAGGGGCGGCTCGAGCGGGTCCTGGCGTCATCCTGCCCGGGCACGCCTGGCTTCTTCCTCTACTTCCCCAGCCGCCACCAGGCGCTGCCGAAGCTCCGCGTGTTCATCGACTCCGTGCGCAAGCACCTGAGGGTGTCACAGCCCTGA
- a CDS encoding glutathione S-transferase family protein yields MELPTLFYGIPSGCSFGSIVALEWLGRPYQLCRIAMPEDVTTADYRRINPVAETPTLMTETGARISESMAILNHLGARGGDTGLSFAQGTEGFDRLNQMLAYLNTTFFGAFSPLWYALEHAELPESDKQALRTYGARSVVTAHAKLEAMLSHQPWLLGDQRTLADAYFIGIARWTRYHEVLDRRDYPKLQGLFERLEADEGVRFAHAIEKGETPRGNGAFQGHIRLAEALRRLPA; encoded by the coding sequence ATGGAACTGCCCACCCTCTTCTACGGCATCCCCTCTGGCTGCTCATTCGGCTCCATCGTCGCGCTGGAATGGCTGGGCCGGCCCTACCAGCTGTGCCGCATCGCAATGCCGGAGGACGTCACCACCGCGGACTACCGCCGCATCAACCCCGTCGCGGAGACGCCCACCCTGATGACGGAGACAGGCGCGCGCATCAGCGAGAGCATGGCCATCCTCAACCACCTGGGCGCGCGCGGCGGCGACACGGGGCTGTCATTCGCTCAAGGCACCGAGGGCTTCGACCGCCTGAACCAGATGCTCGCGTACCTGAACACCACCTTCTTCGGCGCCTTCTCGCCGCTCTGGTACGCGCTGGAGCACGCCGAGTTGCCGGAGTCCGACAAGCAGGCCCTGCGCACCTACGGAGCCCGCAGCGTGGTCACCGCGCACGCGAAGCTCGAGGCGATGCTGAGTCACCAGCCGTGGCTGCTGGGCGACCAGCGCACCCTGGCGGACGCCTACTTCATCGGCATCGCCCGGTGGACCCGGTACCACGAGGTGCTGGACCGTCGGGACTACCCGAAGCTCCAGGGCCTCTTCGAGCGGCTGGAGGCCGACGAAGGCGTGCGCTTCGCCCACGCCATTGAAAAGGGCGAGACGCCCCGGGGCAACGGCGCCTTCCAGGGACACATCCGCCTCGCGGAGGCCCTGCGACGACTGCCCGCCTGA
- a CDS encoding LysR substrate-binding domain-containing protein, whose product MNLNDLHIFVQAVESGGFAAAARRLGIPKSTVSKRVAELEDGLGARLIQRTSRSFTLTDVGRDFLDHARAVVIEAEAAESVVRRRQVEPSGVVKITTAVPTAQFQLADRLPLLALAHPKVRVELHATDRFVDLVQEGFDIAVRSHFAPLPASGLVQRRLSVEPIILVASPGYLSGRGKPRRPEDLREHDGLLTSSMATQWRLRGRAGEAVTVVPRVRMSADESLVLLKAAIAGLGIVCLPESFTRADVEAERLVRVLPTWTAGAVTTTLLTPHRRGQLPAVRAVIDFLMEGADAA is encoded by the coding sequence TTGAATCTCAACGACCTCCATATCTTCGTCCAGGCGGTGGAGAGCGGTGGCTTCGCCGCGGCAGCTCGGCGGTTGGGTATTCCCAAGTCCACGGTGAGCAAGCGCGTGGCCGAGCTGGAGGACGGGCTGGGCGCCCGGTTGATTCAGCGCACGTCGCGGAGCTTCACGTTGACGGACGTGGGGCGGGACTTCCTCGACCATGCCCGCGCTGTCGTGATTGAGGCGGAGGCCGCGGAGAGTGTGGTGCGCCGCCGGCAAGTGGAGCCCAGTGGCGTGGTGAAGATCACCACGGCGGTGCCAACGGCGCAGTTCCAGCTCGCGGACCGGCTGCCGCTGCTGGCGCTGGCCCATCCCAAGGTGCGTGTCGAGCTTCACGCGACCGACCGCTTCGTGGACCTGGTGCAGGAGGGGTTCGACATCGCGGTGCGCAGCCACTTCGCGCCGCTGCCCGCTTCGGGTTTGGTTCAGCGTCGGCTGTCGGTGGAGCCCATCATCCTGGTGGCTTCGCCCGGCTACCTGTCCGGACGTGGCAAGCCTCGCCGGCCGGAGGACCTGCGCGAACACGACGGTCTCCTGACCAGCTCCATGGCCACCCAGTGGCGGCTGCGCGGACGCGCCGGTGAGGCCGTCACGGTGGTGCCTCGTGTGCGCATGAGCGCCGACGAATCGCTGGTGCTGCTGAAGGCGGCCATTGCTGGGCTGGGCATCGTCTGCCTGCCGGAGTCATTCACGCGCGCGGATGTGGAGGCAGAACGGCTGGTGCGCGTGCTGCCGACGTGGACTGCTGGCGCGGTGACGACGACGCTGCTGACGCCACACCGCAGAGGCCAGTTGCCCGCCGTGCGCGCCGTCATCGACTTCCTGATGGAGGGCGCCGACGCCGCGTGA